ATGCTCCTGTTTTGttgcatcaaattaaaaaaaatggtcctCTCGATCTCCCACACCCGCTAGCTAGCTGACAAGCTTCGGAAATTGGACGTTCAGTACACGTCCTCGCCCGCTCTGAATGGCGTGTCAGACTGGGCCTTGGCTTCCTGAGAACACACATTCCTATTTGGCGAGGTGAGCGAGACGTCTGATAGGTGTGTGGGCTGAAGGCAGCAGCGGAAGTGCGCTGAGGCGGCCCAGATGGACGTGATGGAACGGCGCGGCGAGCCAACAGCACTAAAACAGTTTCCGTCGTGACACATCTAATCCCCATCAGAGAGCCAGAGGCTGACTCGGGGCCCGGTCGGCCTCCGGCTCCAGGCACTGGGCCAGGTGCTGCCAGTAAAGGATATCAAGAGCCAATTCCTCCCAGGGCCTAGTAATAACTTTGTTCAGGTGGTCCTGGCTCAGCAGCACCTCACTCAACATTGCTGTTGAGTTTGTGCATTAAGCAATCTATCTACATTCTAGGTTTTAGACAAGGCGGGttttcattaccttgctcagtATATAAATGGTGTCTCCACGCTGGAAGGAGAGTTCATCTGGGTGGTCAACTACACAGTCCCATAAGCCCTGGTAGTAGTTCTGGTAGTCTGTGCTGGTGTCTGGACAGATCACAATAACATTGGTGGTACAATAAGAAATGGAAAACAAGACAATTAAGCATTTCCAGTCCAGTATTTTGCatgaagcaaacaaaaacaccacttATTGTAAAAGGAAGTCGGTTAAAATGGTTGCAGTCTATTTGAAGGGTTGCATACGTTCAGAACTTCCCCTGCAAATGtcacttcttctttcttctacTTTCTGTTGAACCAACACAAGTGTAGCGCGTATTGATTAACGTCAAGGGCCACCtgatggtgtttttttcccattcatccagccatccattttcattaacgcttatcctcactagggtcgcaggctgccagagcctatcctagctatcttcgggcgggaggcgggctacaccctggaccggtcgcaagccaatcgcagggcacatagaaacaaacaaccatttgcacctacggtggtccacacaggcggcgccgggatttgaaacccggtccccagaactgcgaggcagatgtgctaaccagtctaccaCCGTGCCAGCTTCTTCCAttcaatttgacattttatatCTAATACAGAGCAATGATTCAATTGGGAAGTGAACGCGTATAAATAAACTTGTCCCGTAATCCTTATAGTGCTGTTTTGTCAGCCCCTAGTTTGTCATTCAAAACGGCCGAGTGTGCGTGGCAGGCATGGgccaatttttttaattggtctTTGGGCCTCTTGAGCGTGCCCCTGCAATTCTGCAGCAAATGACAAGGAAAATGTGTAGCAGCACCAGGAAAAAGCATCCAAGCTAGTCTCTTGATCTATGATGCTGCGTCTGCTAGACAGCCAAAAAGTGTAATTCAGTTGTAAAGTTTCATCATGAATCACAAATGATTTGTGTTGCCGCGGCAATTTCTAAACAGCTgtgggaagagaaattggaaTTAAAGAAAATCACATCAGACGAGAGCACCCGACGAGGcccagagattttttttttttccccagagacAAAAGCGCCAGCGTtatcattttttgtatttagtgAAAGCTGCTACAACAAAATACAGGAGTGCTGTCTCACACCACTTCCGTGTTGAGTCTCTGCCTAATTACCTAACCAATAATAATCAATGACAGCCAGCTAGAGAGAATTAAAACCAATATACGATACTCTCAGTACTGTATATGGTGTTTTTGCACGACATTGTACATCTTTACCTGGGAGCACCTCATAGATGTCTGTATCCGGTCCAAGTCCCACATCATCGTACATTAGCTGTTCCTCCGCCTTCtccacctcttcctcctcctcttcttcttcttggatgATACCAGACTTATCTACAGACATTTTTAGACAATGACATAGCAAGAATCCAATGAGGCTGTTGCTGAGACcttaagtattattattattagtagtagtagtagtagtaggatgGCAAACCTTTCAAAACAAAGTCTATCCATTTCACCCATTCCTTTGCCTCTTTCGCCAATGACGCACAGAACTAGTGAAAGGGTAGGCGAAAATACAGCAGTCAGAGTCAAATTATTCATGTAGCAATTACCATAAACAAACACCGCATTCATGAATCATAAAAATGCTCCACAAGCAAGATGTTTTCATGTtgaaacatacacattttaataaatatgtatGCAAGGCTGAGACATTGAGAAAGCAGCAGTGTCAAATCAATGAATACATTTccagaagaaaaatgtaatacatGCGCACATATATggacccaaaaaataaaatgaaaaattaaaaaaaagaacagcaaacgTACCTGATAGTCTCGCTTGTCTGGAGCTGagacttcaaaacaaaagtctTTCTTGGAGTCTTTCCGTAAGCTGTTGTTCATTTTGACATTGTAGCCATCGATGTTGAATTCGCCTTTCTGCTGCTTGTCTGTCGCACGGCAACAACGTCGCTGTCAACATCCCCGAACCGCATCCAAGGTATGCGTCACTCGTAATTggacaagaaaataaaatggcacCAGTACCTTTCTCATGGCCATAATAATAGAAGGTGCGATAGCTTAGAGCGCACCATCTCTTCTGCCACTCCTGGCCGAAAAAACTGTGATCTGTTGAGAAGAGGAAACCGCTTGAAATAATtgacaatacatttttgtctaACCCAACAATTAATATGAGTGATACATTGTGTGTGCCATGCATAATTCAGTGAAATTCCAATATAAAAGATGACATTTCtacaatttatatttgtataGTGCCTACATTGTGgaggtgtttaaaaaataaaaaataaaatttaaaagattttattttaaaaaacacagttCACATATGCATTGCATTAGGGGATCACACACCCTTCCTGCGTTTCTCCAGGTATCCTGACATGAGAATAGACTGCAGATCTTGTGCTGCTATCGGTGGAGATAGCTGGGAACCTGAAAGAGAATTATGGGCATTCAAAACTTTTCACTAGTAAAACAGCAACAGATGGGTTCTAACTTCTGCTTGACATCCACAGTCAGATGATAGTTGTCAAAGTCTTGCAGAGGATCCGCGGGGGAACATTTTGCCTCGTCACTGCACTACTGCAACTTCAATGCAAATGTTCAACTGCTGTGTCAAAGTTGCTTTGTGTGAAAGAGACACCATAAAGGTGGCAGCTGCTTACGGGCCATAAACCCCCAACCCCCCTGAATCACCACTTCACTTGGACTTCCCCgacactttattttgaaatgtaaacagacactggccacaacattaggtacacgtgcATGAGTCAATGAGATGTAATATGGCTCGATTGTTGATACGCGTTTCGCCAGatgtgggtagagtagccaaaaatcTTACTCTAGTCAGAGTACTGTtaatttagaataatatgactcaagtaaaagtaaaaaccaGTCTTCCAAGTAATTACAGACATCCTTCGCCGTATCGGAGTTCACTTTTGGCAGTCTCACTacatcacagattttcaatCGTACACATCTAATTCTATTTTGCTAATTTTTCGCTACACCCCAGGATTCTGCGGTGATAATTCTTCACCGCACGGACTAATTTCACTGCAGACTCATGCAGCAATAACCACCAGCCAGGAGGATCCCATTCATACATTAGCTGCACGGCCACAAGTGACACCCAGAGTCACCCAACTAGCAGACCggctaacggttagccagttAATAGCCAGCCACTATCCTGAGACAACAACTGCCAACTCTACATTCTCATTCCCTGATTCCCACGTCACTCAACATGCCAGGCCCTGCCTTTTAatgccacacacattcaaagtcacagataggACAATATAGAACGCGACGATGGTGATCCCAAGTGGACCAAATAAGATCTGCACCTCACAAGCATATTTTGGCAGTACAACAAGGCAAATTTAGCTGCAAGATAATGGTTTGAAATTAACGTTCTTTGTTTACAAGCGTGAAAGAGCACAAAGGGTCACCAGGCAGAAATGACATGGAAAACTGCaatttgttttctcaagttcGAAGTGAAGTTCTACTCCGACAAGTAAAATTCATCCAGGAAGCCAGTAATGATTTTCTCAGACTCAGTACTTCAGTGTGTCTGCGAGCTATAAAACACCCTTGTGCAGTAAAACAGGTGACGGGAAAATCAGTTACGCTCTCAAATGTCTTCCCAAAGTGCGTTGCCAAGTTACAGTTGGAATGTCTCTTTCACTGTGACACTGCAAGTCACTTTGTTTCAAGGAAGGACTCGCTCACAATAAGTGACACCGTAGCAAATAGCTCGCTTGGTCCGCTTTTACCCTCATAGGTGTCCTCCTCCTTGTCAGTGCGCTCAGACTGCAGCGAGGCTCCGTCGTTGTTGCTGCTGTCCACCTCCTCCTCATCGTCAGAGTCCTCGCCGCCTGAAGGAGGACCACTGGTCACTGGTCGCACGACAGACGGTAAACCCGCACACACTTCTTTGTTCTTGCCGTTGAGCAAGGGTGTCAAAACTGTCAAACTTAGACGACAGCTCACTATCCATTTCAGCGTCAAAAGACTTTGCCGTTACTCCAAGCAccagaaaagtcaattaattagccagtccctcaatgacCATGTTAACTATGAATTTCCACTacatctatttttgaatcaacttacctgttgaaatgtaaattacagctGGCCCTCCATCTCCCTTTTGATTAATTTACCTCATGTAAAATGATTTAGACTGatacttcacacattcaaactacagcAGTAGTAGGCGACCATCATCATTAAAACCGTTTATCCTTTTTACCTAAATGACTGTCTCGGTGGAATGACATGTAAAGTGTTTATTTACTCGTGGTGTTATCGGTGCCAAAGTATGTGTGCTAGTTTGAACAGAAGTCAAGGTAAAATCGTGGCAAACTGTCACAgaccacataaaatgaaatGGCAGGCCGGCCCACAGgtctcgagtttgacacctgtcagAGAGCAAAATGAAATCGTCTCAATTACCATTAAAACGTTCTTATAGAATACAGTACCGGCCGGTACTTCCTTgccatacattaaaaaatacgtACTATTGGGACAGACGTGTGACCACATGGGATGAGTGGTGACATATTCAAATTTCCTACCTTTAGCaatgtagattaaaaaaaattaaatacaaataacttACTTTTTTCCTTGAAATCATGTGGAAAACTGTTGTGAAGAAAATAGATGGCTCATTAGTATCAAatagatagctagctagatatagatagatagatagatagatagatagattgcaTACCCTAATTTGACCTCTTTAATCCGTTTAATGAAGGCTTCCCTCTTATCTTTCGCCTTCTTACTCAGATTTTCCCCTTTCAGGCCTTCACAGAGGAACGTTTCAAGGTCTAATCGTGAAGACAAAAATAAGAAttcaaatatttaacattttttaaaaaaagaggtaaAAATCAACACAGGTGCGGGTTCGAGGGGACAGAAAATGTAACAGAAAGtcatagggttttttttttccttcctctttttcGAAGCAGCCCAGGGGAGAAGTCCGTTTCAGTCTTAATTGTGAGTGACAAAATGACGACAAGTACAAAACTActgaaaagttgtttttaaaatgtgttttacctGAAATGAGCGCGACGAATTCCTCCGGGGCGTCTCGcattgttgtcgttgttgttttgtCCAGCAGCACGAGTCACGTGATGCGGAAGTAGTGGCGAGTGGCTCAAAACGCGGAAGTAAACCCGCACATTATTTATTGGCgggcacgcgcgcgcgcgcgcacgcacgcgcagTGGCGTTTACGGCCGCAGCGGCCTTTCTACGTATGCAGACGATATACGAGACAGCTACTGCCTACTTGATGCTTTAATGGGGCTTGACGCACTATTAAAGTCAGAGACAATagcattgtcatattttacattgattCTTGATGATATCACGCTGCTAGCTCCTGGCacatgtcacaaaaaaacagtgGGGGAGGTGAATGTTTAGTTTATGGTGTTTATGTCAACATTATAAATCCAAACTGGGATTATTGATATGCCGAAAGGTGTTTCGTCTTTAGATAGCAGGAACATCCCTCACAGCATCAATAAAAAGCTGAATGTAGTTTACAGCATTGTAAATCTCTAGGGCAAGGTTTTTTTCCTGTATGTTTGGTTTACCCCTTTAACTTTATGAGAGGGAATCAAAATCATAGAAACAGCTTTAAATATGATGCCGCTGCAAACTGATATGACGTTTCAAAATTTTTGAAACTGCTATTGTTGGATTTTTCATTTCCCTCCTTTTCTATCGACATTCACGAGCCACAGCAGTGCTCAGTACTGACTCACAGAggaacagtatttatttaataatatgtCTCTTATTACAGTTTTATGGCAGCACATTgcaatagtggttagcatgtccgcCTCCCATTTGAGAAGTCCTAGATTTgaatctgtgtggagtttgcatgctaaAAAAATTGATGATAGATCGGTACTAGATGGTTTATTATTGCGGTTGTAGTTTACGGAGGAACGGAAGCGTGCTGTATCGTATTAATGGATGTTTACAGTGGGTGGAAagagtatgtgaaccctttgggatttcttaaatttctgcataaattgatCATAAAATAGAGTCTgttcttcatctaaatcacaacaataaacaagcGTCTTTTTTACCTCTTTGAGTATTCTGCGCTGTGCTCTTGCAGTACTCTTTACAGGGcgagaagcaacagtgctgaacatTCTCAATTTCTGCACATTTTGTCGAAGAGCGGACggatgaacatcaagacttttagaggtacttttgtaaccttttccattTGTATACaagtttatatataaaataaactgACCTCAACTCAACTGACATGCTGTGGcgtgacctcaagagagctatacagtatttgtttgtgtggtattcgtttaagcagactctgtttgtttattcttgtgatttagatgacgATCAGACCACTTTCGATGAGCATTtcatgcagaaatgtaagaaattccaaagggatACATACTTATTCTTTTCACTGTATATTAGTATATTAGGTTGATACAGCTGTTATATTGAGTTTCAAGTTTACCTCAGTAAGTGTCTCACTGTCGGTAACTTTCTGATTCCTCCACTTGTTTGGCCATAAAATCTCAAATGCAAATGACACTAACAAAGAAATCTGTTCATGCAACAATGACAatataaacataataataataataataatgtttgtcCTGCTGCATTCAAGGGACGCAGCTCCCGATTGGATTTCAATCATTCATTAATCATCTTGTGACAGGCCCCATTCATTGCAGTCCAGGTGACGAGATGGAGCCTTTGAACTCATGTCAATGTGACCTAAATGTCCTCGCGCCTCTGGAGGGGACGTGAGTATCCGCAGGTGGTGGACTCACTTGTGTTCCAACAACCCTTTGACTTTGCTGCTGAGCCTGTTGTTTATCAAACGCAATATGAATTTGTCGCATTGTCCTGAGCAAAAATCCTCCAATGTCACATACGGTCTAGAATTATCTGCAAATCCTCTGTGTCCATTCAAACCATGACCCCCTCCTGACCCGGTAGTAGTTCCACCCAGCTTGGAGAGGAAGTAGAGTCAGCTTGACCTTTCACCCATGtgctgctttgtgtgtgtgtgtgtgtgtgtgtgtgtgtttccttagAAGATTGAGCCTCCTTTTGAATGGTTGGGATCAACAAGTACTAAAACATTGTACAGATTTCATCATTATAATACTTCACATTTGAGTGCATACAGTGGTGCGTTTTCGTTTCGGGACCGCGCTTgttactcaaaacactcaaatcatctttccccattgaaatgaacggagATGCCATAATCCGTTCCAGCTCCCCAAAAACACCGACGGAAAACTAAGCTgcaataatgttgttgttttttttgttgttgcagaggataaagactatatgcctgtgagtattgtctgCATGtaagttgtttgaaggtttcaaatgaatgccacattgatgctagtttcgttagcctgtctatggcgtttaccattatgtgttagcatcaaGCACGAAgtgaagttcgctgccaccacaTAGCTTGTGCTTTgcaactcaaatttttgctctcaacttaagacaaaaaaaataataattgtcccAACAATGGCCTCTATCTAAAAAAAGTCAGAAGTTGGATCACTCTTAAGTTGAGGTACCATTATGCTTTTATGTATTGAAGCGcgtatgtacgtgtgtgtgtgtgtgtgtgtgtgtgtgtgtgtgtgtgtgtgtgtgagaatatcttgagaatatacagtaaaacctTGAAATCTGTTTGGCCTGAAATTTAAGGAATTTCTCATGAAGTTGActtaaagtgcttttttttctggacAATGTGGTCATTAGATGTGCAATAATCATACTTAATCATTTGAGTTTAATGTGACagtagcacaaaaacaaaaccaaatggcCGCGTGTGATTAAAACCATATGAATGTCAGCTCAACAGCTTCATCTTTTTAAATCTGATAACAGAGATTCTTCCGATTCTCTCATCAaacactgtttaaaaaataataataaataatgtaaaatgatatagagaatacatttgaatttgaattttaggcaagaatataaaaaatgatattttcactttccttttttttctattttggaaGACGAATTGTTGAACATAATAACAAGTTTCGGTGAACCACAATAGTTCAAGTATACTTAATTCAAAGAAGGCATTACAGGGCGAAAAAGCCAATAAACAAGCACCCTTACTACTGTGAGTTTTATAGGCAATAAAATTTAATTAGAGAGACAAGAAAAGTCGTAGCTTTTGCCCTCCTCGACTCTAAACAGGCGAATCTCACTGCAAAATAgtcttgtttctttctttgaacATTCAAGAAGCCTAAACtgcaccggggggggggggggggtgaactggaaaatattatttgtaattcATAATGTAGGGACACCTttgacacgttttttttttttttttaataaatatgaacaaaacTTTAATTGATATTGtaagaaaatacagataattaCAATCAATATAAAGATttatttccagaaaaaaaatattatcctCGACAATATGTATACAAAGACATAAAATGGAATGCCCATAAGCCatacagctctttttttttctttttttttcttaacttaCCTTATTTGTGTCACTGATCATGGAATTCCCCTTGAGAattaacactaaaaaaaaaaaaaaaaaaaaaaaaaaaaaagcgtgtgAATTCAACTAAACCGCCTCAATAGCTCAAATTGTGCACTTCCATAGTTGTGAGCGTTTCAGAGAAAAGCTCCAAAGTTTCAGGCGATAATGCCAGTGGACTTTGGGCCGAACTGGACCAGCCTGGCGAGAACGAGCACGCGCATAAGGAAAGGTCCCGCAAAGAGCCGCACGTGCCCGGGGAACGACGATCATCGTGCACGCCGGGGGGAGGATCGTTGTCCGGGCCTTTTGTGGACGCCCAGACGGGAGCCGTGGAAGTGCAATTCGAAGGCTGTTTCGCATTTTTCTCACTCGTGCACAAAGACTGTTCATTGTGGGCGTTGTGGCTGCTAGGAGAGAGTTGGgaattgaaaacatttggttGGAAATACCTCTCCCCCTTATACCTCTCCTGCGCCTCCTCCAAAAAGTCCACCGCGTGTTTGCTTAATTCGCTCTCCCGGTTCTCTTTGAAATGCGTCTGCCGTTTGTGTTTCATCCTGCGGTTCTGGAACCACACTTTCACCTGCTTCTCGCTTAAATCCAACGAGGAGGCGATCTCCAGCCGCCTGGGTCTGCACAGGTACTTGTTGAAGTGGAACTCCTTCTCCAGCTCCAGGAGTTGCGTGTTGCTGTACGCCGTCCTCAGCCTCCTGCAGGACGCCGCGGGGCACTCCCCCGCGCTTATTATCTCCAATGAagctgaaaataaattaaaaaaaaaaaatcatcataataataataataataataagtgaaaATGATGCCAAGGAAAATGTGCAAACGATGTAAAAGTTGCCGTGATGCAGCAGAAGATTTATGAGCTGCAGGCCAAATATGACATGCGGAGATTGGTGCCAGATGCACAATCCATCACGATTTAAAGACATGATTTAAAATCcaaatcctttaaaaaaaaaaaaaaaagaggcgcCTGCACGTAAGACCTGTCACGCATGCGTGCAGATAACATGGACGTTATTATCATGGGATAGTTATCAATCATGTCGTCTTGCCTTGCAGCGGAGAGGAGCCCGCGGGAGTCTGCTGCCTCTTGGTGCTTTTCTTCTCCTTCATCCACGGGTACCGCGCGGCGGACGGTGCCGCGGCGGCGTGCTGCGGGCTTCCGGAGCCCCTCGTCGGACGGGGAGGAGGAATCGGCGCGGAGGTGTTGATGGATGCCGTCTGGAAGGCATCGCGGTCGCGGGGGGGCGTCAGGCACTCGGCGAGCGACGGCCGGCTGTTGATGAAACCACTTTCAAGGCCAAATGCGTAATTCatctcctccttcttctccttctttttcTCCTCGGTTTCGAATGAGCCGCTTTTGGGGGAtgagtcatttaaaaatatatatatatatatttttttttttttttaagtgaaattaATTAAGTGGACAGAGGCGTTAGGGGGACCTCTATAATCCGTGAACTGTTGCGTTCCAGAGGACATGGATGGGAATCAGAGCGTGCGACTTGTCACATGATTGCATCTGCCCAATGACAActtggcgtttttttttttttttcttttatcaaaAGAGGCCACTGTCCCTCCTCGTGATTGatcgagagagagcgagagagagagagggggggggggggggttgggggctAACgcatttaacaaataaataatgacatCTTTAGAATTGGAAAATAAGAATTCGCgcaccccaacacacacacacacaccgagagAGTCGAGCACGGGTTAATCACGTGTTAATGCAATATTATTAGAATATCTTTATAAAACAGATAACAAAATCATAAATTGTGTATTGAAGTCACAGCCTCTAACAGGAAATGTggtatttagaatttttttcccatcatttTTAGAGgagcttttttggggggcacaatgatgaatagttaaaaaaaattataataatgataaaattaaattaaaataaaaacaaaaattaattaccaaaaaaaagcacaattacaacaataataccaggggaaaaaaagttgtaatattacaagatgaAGTTTCAATTTTATgagggggaacaaaaaaaaaaatgtaacatcacgggaatgaagttgtaatgttacaagaaaaggtCATAATGtcgcggttaaaaaaaaaaaaaaaaatgtcaatgggGAAGAAGGCGGTCACAATTTTCCCAAGAAGAGAAGTGATAATGTTACATGGAAAAAGTTTAGGGAAAAGGTGTAAAAACACATTAATGTCaagagaaaaagttgtaatattcgAAGAAAAAGGTTGCAATTTtgcagtagtaaaaaaaaaaaaaaaaaaaaagctctaatTTTACAGAAGAAAGTTAGGAGAAAAACCTAATTAAAGCAGCAATTATGACATCTTCAGCAGCTTTATCTTAATGCACATATGATATTTCTGCTGTTAATAAtgatgtaaaattatgactccATTCTTATATTTCCTCTCTAGATCCCCCCCCCAGTCTTTTCCACGTGACCTTTTTTCCTTGCTCTGCACACCATGTCATGCATTTGATACCTTCTTCCAGTcacgtgaccccccccccccccacacacacacacccacacacatacacacatgtgcACATACACATCTACATACACAGagaaagggagggggggggggttacagcATATGGATTTTGCTGCACATTTGTTCATAAACATATTTATTATACAACACACAAATCTGTATAATGTTCATTATAGCCATCATTTGATGTTTTGCACCCTGCTTTATTCTTATTCTATTTCACCTCCATAATgccataatgtgtgtgtgtgtgtgtgtgtgtgtgtgtgtgtgaggcagcTTTTAAAGCACTGCTGTCTGTCTGCAGTATAGTGATGTTGACTATAAGTGTGAGGcagaggaagggagggaggggggcagAGGGTgcgggggggcagggggggaaAGGTGCAGGAAGGATGTGAGGGCTGTTTATTGCACGCCTCTAAACAAAGAAGCCCGCATGCGATCAATCTTTCTCGCTCGACGCCGTGACAGCCCCCCCTTGCCCCAAGAACACACTTAAAGCATCCAACACTTCCTCACATCACATTATGAGCAGCAGAAACGCGACGAGGGCGCCCACTCCACTCCAGCTGCGTGGATGATTAAGGATGATTAAAACGTATATATTTTCGTGACACTACATGAGAtgcaatgaagcaaaagtccaTCTAAAGACcagctgatgtttttttgttttttttcccccatttacaAAAAGGACTGCaatggtagaaaaaaaagagcaacgGATAcggaaagtctttttttttttttgaacgaaTGGAGCAGCTTTAGTGTTGTTTGTGGAGGTGAGTGGGTGTTGGCATTCCCattcaatcctttttttttttttttttttttttaaacattcccaTCAGCCACCCTGGTGTAAAATAATCTATATTACTCACACTTAAGTGCTCCTACTCAGTGCATGTGTCTCAAGTATGGTCTGAATTATGCATTTATGAAATAATGCACTCCTAATTGTGGATGAAAAATAATAAGGGATTATGATGTTATAAAATGTGGTCCAATTAGGCTTATGGGATCATTATTTGCGAATTAAAATGCATTAGTCAGGCCAATCgaatatttaatgttattgaatttgaatatgtatttgactactatatttaaaaaaaacaaaaaaaaaacattaggaaATCGTAACAATTTGCAAGTCGCAATTGAGATTAAATacagcaagaaaaaaagcatgtattttgtattttggaaCAGTGCAGATAAggttggatggat
The genomic region above belongs to Phyllopteryx taeniolatus isolate TA_2022b chromosome 6, UOR_Ptae_1.2, whole genome shotgun sequence and contains:
- the hoxa2b gene encoding homeobox protein Hox-A2b; protein product: MNYAFGLESGFINSRPSLAECLTPPRDRDAFQTASINTSAPIPPPRPTRGSGSPQHAAAAPSAARYPWMKEKKSTKRQQTPAGSSPLQASLEIISAGECPAASCRRLRTAYSNTQLLELEKEFHFNKYLCRPRRLEIASSLDLSEKQVKVWFQNRRMKHKRQTHFKENRESELSKHAVDFLEEAQERYKGERYFQPNVFNSQLSPSSHNAHNEQSLCTSEKNAKQPSNCTSTAPVWASTKGPDNDPPPGVHDDRRSPGTCGSLRDLSLCACSFSPGWSSSAQSPLALSPETLELFSETLTTMEVHNLSY
- the skap2 gene encoding src kinase-associated phosphoprotein 2 — protein: MRDAPEEFVALISDLETFLCEGLKGENLSKKAKDKREAFIKRIKEVKLGFPHDFKEKSGEDSDDEEEVDSSNNDGASLQSERTDKEEDTYEGSQLSPPIAAQDLQSILMSGYLEKRRKDHSFFGQEWQKRWCALSYRTFYYYGHEKDKQQKGEFNIDGYNVKMNNSLRKDSKKDFCFEVSAPDKRDYQFCASLAKEAKEWVKWIDFVLKDKSGIIQEEEEEEEEVEKAEEQLMYDDVGLGPDTDIYEVLPDTSTDYQNYYQGLWDCVVDHPDELSFQRGDTIYILSKEYQSYGWWVGEKDGNIGIVPRDYLLELYAL